A region of the Longimicrobiales bacterium genome:
GCACGTCCGCCATTCGAGCTCTCCTTACAAGGGCGGTTTACTACACACGAGGCGGCCCTACGGTAGGGTGCGACCCCCTCGGACGGGCCAAGGTACACCGGGAGGGCGGGCTGTCAAGAGTAATGTGGAGGAATCGCCGGGTGGCGTTTTACGTGACGGAATTCGGGAGCGGGAGCAGGAGCGTGTTCGGGTCCGGGATCGGGAACGGAATATGTCCCGCACACGTCGCCCGGACACGCTCCCGCTCCCGCTCCCGAAGTCGTCGCTCTAGCCGACTCTCGAAGCCTTCTTCCTCTCATGCAGCTTGAGGAATCGCTTGCGCAGGCGGATCGCCGCGGGCGTGACCTCCACGAGCTCGTCATCGCTGATGAACTCCAGGGCGCTCTCGAGCGTGAGCTGCTTGGGTGTCTCGAGCAGGATCGCGTCATCGGCGCCGGCGGCGCGGATGTTCGTGAGCTTCTTGCCCTTCGTGACATTGACTTCGAGGTCGCCGGGGCGGGCGTTCTCGCCCACGATCATCCCTTCGTACACCGGCACACCCGGCCCGATGAACAGTGCGCCACGCTCCTGCAGATTCCACAGCGAGAAGGCTACGCTCGTGCCATCGGCCATGCTCACCATGACACCGCGGTCCCGGCTGCGGATCGCGCCCGCCCAGGGACCGTACCCGCTGAACCTGTGGTGCAGCACGCCCTCACCGCGCGTGTCCGTGAGGAACTCGCTGCGGTAGCCGAACAGGCCGCGTGCGGGCATCCGGTACACGATGCGCGTGAGGCCCGACCCCTCGCCCTGGCCGGAGCTGCGCATCTCCAGCATCTCGCCGCGCCGGCTGCCGAGCACCTCGATGACGACGCCGACATAGGCCTCCGGCACGTCGATCACCACTTCCTCGTACGGTTCCAGCAGCTCCCCGTCGGGACCCTTCTTCGTGATGATGCGCGGACGCGATACGGCGAACTCGTAACCCTCGCGCCGCATCGTCTCCATCAGGATGCCGAGGTGCAGCTCCCCGCGCCCGCTCACCGTGTAGGTGTCCGGCGAATCCGTGTCCTCGACACGGAGCGCCACATTGCGCTCCAGCTCCTTGTACAGCCGGTCGCGCAGCTGCCGGCTCGTGACGTACTTCCCGTCCCGGCCCGAGAACGGCGACATGTTGACGATGAAGTCCACGGAGATCGTCGGCTCCTCGACTGCAATGCCTGCCAGGCGGTCAGGGCGCGTGAGGTCCGTGATCGTGGCACCGATCTCCACGCCCTCCAGCCCGGCGAGCGACACGATCTCCCCCGCACCCGCCGTAGGGACTTCGACACGCTGGAGTCCCTCGAAGGCAAAGAGCTTCGAGACCCGCCCCTGGCGATCGCCCTCGTCCGGCGCGAAGCCGATGACGTCGTCGTTGCGATGCGCGAGCAGCAGGATCGGATCACCCACCTTCACGGTACCGCGCTCGATACGACCGATCGCCAGACGGCCGAGATACGGCGAGTGGTCGATCGTCGACACGAGCATCTGGAACGGAGCCTCCGCGTCGCTCGGCGGCGCCGGCACCGTCTCCAGAATGGCCTCGAACAGCGGCGTCAGATTCTCCCGTGGATCGTCCAGATTCTTGATCGCATATCCCTCGCGCGCGGCGGCATACAGGAACGGCGCATCCAGCTGCGCTTCGTCCGCCTCCAGCTCCATGAACAGCTCCAGCACCTCGTCGTGCACACGCTCCGGGTCTGCACCGTCACGATCGATCTTGTTGATCACCACGATCGGCTGGAGCCCGAGCGACAGCGCCTTGCGCGTCACGAACCGCGTCTGCGGCATCGGTCCGTCGAACGCGTCCACCAGGATCAGCACGCCGTTCACCATCCGCAGGATGCGCTCGACCTCCCCGCCGAAATCCGCGTGTCCGGGCGTGTCCACGACGTTGATCTTGTGCTCGCGCCAGTGGATCGAGGTGTTCTTCGACAGAATCGTGATGCCCCGCTCGCGCTCCAGGGGATTGGAGTCCATCACGCGATCCTCGACGACCTGGTTCTCACGGAAGGCGCCCGCCTGGCGGAGCATCTTGTCCACCAGCGTCGTCTTGCCGTGGTCGACGTGAGCTATAATCGCAACGTTTCTGATCATTCGGGCTCGGAGTAGGGGTTCTGGTACAGCCTTTTAATATAGCCACGGGGGCGGGGTTCAGGGAGGGGTTGGAACGGCGGTGTCAGGTTGTCATGGGCATGGGCAGGTGCACGGGCATGTGGAAGGCGCACGCACACGTTTACGGGCAGGGGCAGAGGCAGCCGCCCTTGCCCGTGATCCCTCACCTGCCCCGTTTGATCCGGGGGAGGGTCGCTCTGCGGAGGTCGGGATCCCGGGCACGCTCTGCCCTGATGCCTTCCTCCGCGCAGCGTACCTGCCCCGGCAGAAAACCGGGATCGGGATCAAGCGCGGCGCAGGCTGGCTGCCCGTGCCCGTGCACCTAAACGTGTGCGTGCGCCTTCCACATGCTCCTGCACCTGCCCGTGCCCGTAGCCCCTGACACCGCCGTCGAGCCCCTAACCCTCCCTGGCAGTCCCCTTCCTGCCGAGCGCCACGATCGACTTATGATCGACCTGTATAGTTACATGGCTGATCCCGAACTCCCTGTGCATCAGATCATGCACCGCTCCGATGGTTTCCTGGTGTCGCGCGGGATCCGTGATGAGTGCATGACCGCTCATGGCCAGGAAGCCGCTGGTGAGAGTCCACACGTGCAGATCATGCACCTCCTCGACGCCGGGAATGCGGCGTATGGCGGCCTCGACGGCGCTCATGTCGATGTGGCGGGGTACGGCCTCGAGCAGCACATCGACGGACTCGCGCACGAGGCGCCAGGCGCCGCCGAGGATCAGCAGGGCGACGATAACGGAGATGATGGGATCGGCGGGCATCCAGCCGGTGGAGAGGATGATGAGCGCGGCGGCGATGGCGCCGACGGAGCCGAGCAGGTCACCGAGCACGTGGAGGTATGCGCCGCGCAGGTTCAGGTTGTGACTGGATGAGGAATGCAGCAGGAACGCGGCGATGATGTTGACGAGCAGGCCGGCCGTAGCGACGCCGAGCATCAGCGTGCCCTCGACGTTCTGCGGCTCGCGGAATCGGGTCCAGGCCTGCCACAGGATGATGAGGGAAATGACGATGAGAGTCGCGCCGTTGACGAGCGCAGCGAGGATCTCGATGCGCATGTAGCCGTAGGTCTTGGCGGGTGTTGCGGGACGTCGCGAGAACCACAGGGCGAATGCGGACAGGCCGAGCGCGGCGACATCGCTCAGCATGTGGCCTGCGTCGGCC
Encoded here:
- the typA gene encoding translational GTPase TypA codes for the protein MIRNVAIIAHVDHGKTTLVDKMLRQAGAFRENQVVEDRVMDSNPLERERGITILSKNTSIHWREHKINVVDTPGHADFGGEVERILRMVNGVLILVDAFDGPMPQTRFVTRKALSLGLQPIVVINKIDRDGADPERVHDEVLELFMELEADEAQLDAPFLYAAAREGYAIKNLDDPRENLTPLFEAILETVPAPPSDAEAPFQMLVSTIDHSPYLGRLAIGRIERGTVKVGDPILLLAHRNDDVIGFAPDEGDRQGRVSKLFAFEGLQRVEVPTAGAGEIVSLAGLEGVEIGATITDLTRPDRLAGIAVEEPTISVDFIVNMSPFSGRDGKYVTSRQLRDRLYKELERNVALRVEDTDSPDTYTVSGRGELHLGILMETMRREGYEFAVSRPRIITKKGPDGELLEPYEEVVIDVPEAYVGVVIEVLGSRRGEMLEMRSSGQGEGSGLTRIVYRMPARGLFGYRSEFLTDTRGEGVLHHRFSGYGPWAGAIRSRDRGVMVSMADGTSVAFSLWNLQERGALFIGPGVPVYEGMIVGENARPGDLEVNVTKGKKLTNIRAAGADDAILLETPKQLTLESALEFISDDELVEVTPAAIRLRKRFLKLHERKKASRVG
- a CDS encoding cation diffusion facilitator family transporter — its product is MPDTGNESRSDMDHGHHHRDAHDHEGDAHDHAHDDDHPHDHDHAHDYREIGRRRLMFVLSITALFMVVEFVGGWISNSLALMADAGHMLSDVAALGLSAFALWFSRRPATPAKTYGYMRIEILAALVNGATLIVISLIILWQAWTRFREPQNVEGTLMLGVATAGLLVNIIAAFLLHSSSSHNLNLRGAYLHVLGDLLGSVGAIAAALIILSTGWMPADPIISVIVALLILGGAWRLVRESVDVLLEAVPRHIDMSAVEAAIRRIPGVEEVHDLHVWTLTSGFLAMSGHALITDPARHQETIGAVHDLMHREFGISHVTIQVDHKSIVALGRKGTAREG